CGCGCACGGCCACCCCGGGCCTGTTCTACGACTCGCCGCCGGACTCGGGCTGGTCGATCAACGACAGCGCCCCCCCGCCGCCCACCGGTCTGGTCGTGACCCGCCTCCCGGACCGGAACGACCTCGCCTGGCAGCCCTCGACCGATCCGGCCTTCGCCCACTTCCGGGTCTACCGGCTGCCGTCGCCGCTGCAGGTGCCGGCCCCGGCCTACCTGCTGGCCGTGACCACGGGCACCGCCTGGAGCGACCCGGACCCGGGCGCGTGGTTCTACGCCCTGACCCAGGTGAACCTGGCGGGGCACGAGAGCCCGCCGGCGGCCACCCCGTCGGCGGCGCCGGATCGCCTCGTCGCCGGGGCGCGGCTCGGTCCGGTGGCGCCGAATCCGTGCAATCCCGCCACCCGCATCGCCTACGCGGTGGGCCCGGGCGGCGCCCGGGTGCGGCTCGACGTGCTCGACGCCCGGGGCCGGCTCGTGGCGACCCTCGTCGACGGCTGGCGCCCCGCGGGCGACCACCACGCCGTGTGGCGCGGCCGCGACCGGGCCGGACGCGACGCGGCGTCGGGCGTCTACACCTGCCGCCTGCGGAGCGGCGACCGGGTCACGACGCGGAAAGTGACCCTCGTGCGCTGAGGCGCCCCCGGCACAGGCCTTGCTTGGCTGACGGCCATGACGATCGGAATCCTCACCCGCCTGCCCCGCCTGGTGGTGGTGGCCGCGCTGCTGGCGTCGGCCGGATTGGCGTGCCTGCTGGCCGCCCTGCGGCTGCTGGACGGCGGCGAAACCCCGGATCCCGCCGCCGAAACGACCCGTCTGGCCCTCCGGCTGGGGCTGCTGGGCGCCCTGGTCGTGTTCCTGCTTGGGCTCGGCGCGCTGCTGGCCGCCCGGCGTCTGGCCTTCGGGCGGCCGCCGCGTCCGGACCGCCCGCCCCTCGATCTGGTCGCGATCCAGGCATGGAGCGACGAGTTGGTCGCCATCGGCGGCGACCTGCGCGGCACGGGCGCCGCGGAGATCGAGGTCGAGGCCCTGACCCTCGAGGTGCCCCCCTCCTGGCGTCCGGATGACCGCTACCGGACGGATGGCGCCCCCGACTCCCTCGCCGACCTCCGCCGCACCCGCGACCAGCTCCTGGACGCCGCCGAGCGCGTCGAGGCCATCGCCGAGGCGATCCGCGTGGCGAGCGCACCGGCCGGCGGACCCGGCTCCGAGCCCGGCGGAAACCCGCCGCGACGCCCCTGGTGGAAACTCCGCTGAGCCCGCTGGGATCTCTTTCACAAATCCCTAAGCCCCAACAGGCTGACGCCGATAAGGATTACCGTAGCACGGCCCCGCGGGGCCGCAGGCCGCCCACCAGGCCCGTCCCGACACCGGGGCGAGCCGGGAGACCGGATGCCATGACCGACACGTTGACAGCGCCGACGGACGTCGCCGACGACCTGGCCCCCGCGCGGGAGATCCCGCCCGAATTCAGCCTGCGCATCAGCGACGACAAGGTGCGGGTGCTGCTCGACTGCCCCGACCCCCTCGAGGACATCGCCTCGACCGTGTCCCGGATCCTGGGCGAGTTCCAGGCCCTCGAACTCCCGGAGTTCCCCGACGCCGACTTCCTCGGACAGGCCCTGCGGAACATCTGCGAGCCGGGCCATCACGTGCGCGACGTCGTGCTGATGATGGGCGAGGATCCGGTGCCGCCCCGGCACGGGCACCTCGACTGGAGCCGCGACTATTTCGCCGACGGCTGGGAGACCGAGGGCGAGGGCGACGAGGTCGCCATCGACTACTGGGCCAAGCTCGACAACCGGGCGGTGACGAAGGGCGAGGTGCTGGTGGTGGCCCACCCGGCGGTGCCGGGCGAACCGGGGCTGAACGTCTTCGGCAACAAGATCCCCGTCCCGAAGGCCGACAAGGTGCGCGTGCGCTGCGGCAAGGGCGTGCTCGAGACCACCGACGAAGCGGGCGTCAAGACCTTCACCGCCGAGATCAACGGGCGCGTGCGCTTCACCGACAACACGCTCGCCGTCGACGACGTCTACATCATCAAGGGCAACGTGAGCCTCGAGACCGGCAACATCAAGCACACCGGCACGCTGCAGATCGAGGGCGACGTCGAGACCGGCGCCTCGATCCAGGCCGACGGCGACATCCTGGTCAAGGGCATGGTCGAACCCGCCCACGTGCAGGCCGGCGGCAACCTCACCGTGACCGGCGGCATCGTCGGCAGCGAGGAGCATGTGATCGCGGTGGGCGGCGACCTGGCCGCCAAGTACATCAAGGAGGCCGTGATCCGGGCCGGCGGCCACGTCCGCGTGACCAACGAGATCACCCACTGCGACATCGAGACGCGGGGCAAGGTCGACGCCTCCCGCGGCCGCATCGCCGGCGGGCGCACCATCGCCCGCATGGGGATCACCGTGGGCGAAGCCGGGGCCAGCGGCTCGTCGCACACGCTGCTCGCGGCGGGCATCGACCCGACCCTCGACGCGCGGCTGGCCGCGAAGAAGGCGGAGCTCCGCCAGATGGAGAAGGCCCGCATCAAGCTGCGCCAGGCCATCGACGTGACGACGCGCAAGCCCGGCGGCCCCAACGAGGCCGAACTGGCCCTCATCGAAGGGCTCGACCGCAAGGCCAAGGCCCTGGGCCAGGCCCTCGCCGACGGGGAACTCGCCCTGCGCCGCCTGGTGAACGAGGCCATGACCGGCGCCCGCGAGGAGATCTTCATGCTGCGCGAGTGCTGGGCCGGCACCACGGTGCAGCTCGGCGAGTACAAGACCCTCGTGCGCGCCTCGATCATGAAGCCGCGCCTGGTCAAGCGCTTCAAGACCCGCGTCCGCGTCGTGCCCATGGGCGAGGGCAACTGCCCCGACGAGGACGACGAGGACTGATTCCCGCGACCCGCCCGGGACCCGCTCCGCACCGCCCCCCATCCGGGGTTGCCCCTCCGCCCGCCAGGACCCATTATGCCCCTCCGGAGTCTCGACCCGTTCACGGAGGACCGCATGAACCCGACCGCCGCCCCGGACCGCGACCACGTCGCCCGGATCGCCCAGGAGCTCGACCTCGCACCGGCCGCCGTGGGCGCCGCCGCCCGCCTGCTGGGCGAGGGCGCCACCGTGCCCTTCATCAGCCGCTACCGCAAGGAGGCCACCGGCGGCCTGGACGAGGTCGCCGTCGCCGCCGTGCGCGACCGCCTCGACCAGCTCGCGGAACTGGACAAGCGGCGCGCCGCCATCCTCAAGTCGCTCGACGAGCGCGACCTGCTCACACCCGAACTGCGCACCCAGGTCGAGGCCGCGGCCACCCTGCCCGCCCTCGAGGACATCTACCTGCCCCACCGGCCCAAGCGCCGCACCCGCGCCACCATGGCCCGCGAGCGGGGCCTCGAGCCCCTGGCCACCTGGCTGGTCGAACGGGCCGCGCTGCCGCCGGCGGCGGCCGGTCGGGACGATCCCCTCGCCGCCGCCGCGGCGTACGTCGATGCGGAGAAGGAGGTCCCCGACGCCGAGGCCGCCCTGGCCGGAGCCCGGGACATCGTGGCCGAGATCGTCAACGAGGATGCCGAGGTGCGGGCCGCCCTCCGGGATCTCTATCTCGACCGGGGCCTGATCGAATCGCGCCTGGTGCGGGGCAAGGAGCAGGAGGGCGCCAAGTTCCGCGACTACTTCGAGTGGTCCGAGTCGGTGGCGCGCGCCCCCAGCCACCGGGTGCTCGCCATGCGACGCGGCGAGAAGGAGGGCATGCTGAACCTGAAGGTGGCCCCGCCCGAGGAGGCGGCCATCGCCCTGATCGCGCCCCGCTACGTGAAGAACGCCTCGCCCGCCGCCCGGCAGGTCGAACAGGCGGTCACCGACGCCTACAAGCGCCTGCTGTCCCTGGCCATGGAGACC
This DNA window, taken from bacterium, encodes the following:
- a CDS encoding DUF342 domain-containing protein — translated: MTDTLTAPTDVADDLAPAREIPPEFSLRISDDKVRVLLDCPDPLEDIASTVSRILGEFQALELPEFPDADFLGQALRNICEPGHHVRDVVLMMGEDPVPPRHGHLDWSRDYFADGWETEGEGDEVAIDYWAKLDNRAVTKGEVLVVAHPAVPGEPGLNVFGNKIPVPKADKVRVRCGKGVLETTDEAGVKTFTAEINGRVRFTDNTLAVDDVYIIKGNVSLETGNIKHTGTLQIEGDVETGASIQADGDILVKGMVEPAHVQAGGNLTVTGGIVGSEEHVIAVGGDLAAKYIKEAVIRAGGHVRVTNEITHCDIETRGKVDASRGRIAGGRTIARMGITVGEAGASGSSHTLLAAGIDPTLDARLAAKKAELRQMEKARIKLRQAIDVTTRKPGGPNEAELALIEGLDRKAKALGQALADGELALRRLVNEAMTGAREEIFMLRECWAGTTVQLGEYKTLVRASIMKPRLVKRFKTRVRVVPMGEGNCPDEDDED